From the genome of Mugil cephalus isolate CIBA_MC_2020 chromosome 2, CIBA_Mcephalus_1.1, whole genome shotgun sequence, one region includes:
- the scoca gene encoding short coiled-coil protein A: MEAEVDADDGTFTNISLADDTVDSGSAALHTKQENELFIMNCDIDGDVENQVEMEEKTRFINQVLELQHTLEDLSARVDAVKEENLKLKSENQVLGQYIENLMSASSVFQTTDTKSKRK; this comes from the exons ATGGAGGCTGAGGTGGACGCAGATGACGGGACGTTCACGAACATCTCTCTGGCAGATGACACAG TGGACAGTGGATCTGCAGCCCTGCATACTAAACAGGAGAACGAGCTTTTCATCATGAACTGCGACATAGATG GAGACGTAGAGAACCAGGTGGAAATGGAGGAGAAGACGAGGTTTATCAATCAGGTTTTGGAGCTTCAGCACACACTGGAAG ACCTGTCGGCACGAGTCGATGCCGTGAAGGAGGAGAACCTCAAGTTGAAGTCGGAGAACCAGGTCCTCGGTCAGTACATCGAGAACCTCATGTCGGCCTCTAGCGTCTTCCAGACGACCGACACCAAGAGCAAGCGGAAGTGA